Proteins encoded by one window of Chromobacterium violaceum ATCC 12472:
- a CDS encoding HD-GYP domain-containing protein, with protein sequence MAATLKLSQLISALSYALDITEGQPEGHCVRSCWIGMHIGRALGLAPQELWDLYYAILLKDLGCSSNAARICELYRTDDRSFKQDFKQVGASLPQMLGFVFSHTGTHAAGWRERAASVVQVLRRGKEMADELINTRCHRGADIARQLRFNENVANGIQYLDEHWDGSGRPLGLQRDAIPLNARIALLAQVIDVFHVTHGRHAALDEAVRRGGGWFDPELVAAFRGASRDTAFWQRLESDDIERAVLALEPAQCTVPLDEDYMDEIAEGFGQVVDSKSPFTAGHSQRVGHYADRIGEELGLSPQRRRWLKRGALLHDVGKLGVSNTILDKPGKLTPEEWEAVKLHASHTETILGRIESFAELAKVAGAHHERLDGKGYPRGLMASEIALETRVITTADIFDAIHAARPYHPENPVPETLDIMRKNLGSALDPACFEALEAVLREEDALESDAICLT encoded by the coding sequence ATGGCCGCCACCCTGAAACTGTCGCAACTGATCAGCGCGCTCAGCTACGCGCTGGACATCACCGAAGGCCAGCCCGAGGGCCATTGCGTGCGCAGCTGCTGGATAGGCATGCACATCGGCCGGGCGCTGGGCCTGGCGCCGCAGGAATTGTGGGATCTCTACTACGCCATCCTGCTGAAGGACCTGGGCTGCAGCAGCAACGCCGCCCGCATCTGCGAGCTGTACCGCACCGACGACCGCAGCTTCAAGCAGGACTTCAAGCAGGTGGGCGCCAGCCTGCCGCAAATGCTGGGCTTCGTGTTCAGCCACACCGGCACCCATGCCGCCGGGTGGCGCGAGCGCGCGGCCTCCGTGGTCCAGGTGCTGCGACGGGGCAAAGAGATGGCCGACGAATTGATCAACACCCGCTGCCACCGCGGCGCCGACATCGCCCGCCAGCTGCGCTTCAACGAGAACGTGGCCAACGGCATCCAGTATCTGGACGAGCACTGGGACGGCTCCGGCCGGCCGCTGGGGCTGCAGCGCGACGCCATTCCGCTGAACGCGCGCATCGCGCTGCTGGCCCAGGTGATAGACGTGTTCCACGTCACCCATGGCCGCCACGCGGCGCTGGACGAGGCGGTGCGCCGCGGCGGCGGCTGGTTCGACCCGGAACTGGTGGCCGCCTTCCGCGGCGCCAGCCGCGACACGGCGTTCTGGCAGCGCCTGGAATCCGACGACATAGAGCGCGCGGTGCTGGCGCTGGAACCCGCCCAGTGCACGGTGCCGCTGGACGAGGACTATATGGACGAGATCGCCGAGGGCTTCGGCCAAGTGGTGGACTCCAAGAGCCCGTTCACCGCCGGCCACAGCCAGCGCGTCGGCCACTACGCCGACCGCATCGGCGAGGAGCTGGGCCTGAGTCCGCAGCGGCGGCGCTGGCTGAAGCGCGGCGCCTTGCTGCACGATGTGGGCAAGCTGGGCGTCAGCAACACCATCCTGGACAAGCCGGGCAAGTTGACCCCCGAAGAGTGGGAAGCGGTGAAACTTCACGCCAGCCACACCGAAACCATACTCGGCCGCATCGAATCGTTCGCCGAACTGGCCAAGGTGGCCGGCGCCCACCATGAGCGGCTGGACGGCAAGGGCTACCCGCGCGGCCTGATGGCCAGCGAGATCGCGCTGGAAACCCGCGTCATCACCACCGCCGACATCTTCGACGCCATCCACGCCGCCCGCCCCTACCATCCGGAAAACCCGGTGCCGGAAACGCTGGACATCATGCGGAAAAACCTGGGCAGCGCGCTGGACCCGGCCTGCTTCGAAGCGCTGGAAGCCGTGCTGAGGGAAGAGGACGCGCTGGAAAGCGACGCCATCTGCCTGACCTGA
- a CDS encoding GNAT family N-acetyltransferase has product MLASVVLDFLTSDDFPAVAELGAAIWHKHFIGMISREQIDYMVSSRYTPQRLGRYLDAPDRWFRLLRVDGRPVGYCSYALTGQPGEMKLEQLYLLEEMRGWGLGGRMMDEAEAAARALGCATLMLTVNRHNAGAIAVYQKRGFAVREEVVADIGNGFVMDDYMMEKLLSR; this is encoded by the coding sequence ATGCTTGCCTCCGTTGTTCTGGATTTTCTGACTTCCGACGATTTTCCCGCCGTGGCCGAATTGGGCGCGGCCATCTGGCATAAGCACTTCATCGGCATGATCAGCCGAGAGCAGATCGACTACATGGTGTCCAGCCGCTACACGCCACAGAGGCTGGGCCGCTACCTGGACGCGCCGGACCGCTGGTTCCGCCTGCTGCGGGTGGACGGCAGGCCGGTCGGCTATTGCAGCTACGCGCTGACCGGGCAGCCGGGCGAGATGAAGCTGGAGCAGCTGTATCTATTGGAAGAGATGCGCGGCTGGGGGCTGGGCGGCCGCATGATGGACGAGGCGGAGGCCGCCGCGCGCGCGCTGGGCTGCGCCACGCTGATGCTGACCGTCAACCGCCATAACGCCGGCGCCATCGCCGTGTATCAAAAGCGCGGCTTTGCCGTGCGGGAAGAGGTGGTGGCCGATATCGGCAATGGCTTCGTGATGGACGATTATATGATGGAGAAACTGCTTTCTCGATAG
- a CDS encoding protein adenylyltransferase SelO: MIRIAFDHSYARDLPEAWAPVRPETPPAPELLYWNAELADELGLDAGQTDKGELARLFSGADIPEGAQPIAQAYAGHQFGGLSPSLGDGRALLLGEVTDRNGQRRDIALKGSGQTPFSRRGDGKAAVGPMLRELIVGEAMQALGIPTTRALAVTTTGEPVYRERPLPGAVLTRVAASHLRVGTFQYFAIRGETAMLNKLADYTIARHYPQLAGRDGRHLALLAAVAERQAALIARWMHAGFIHGVMNTDNMALSGETIDYGPCAFMDAHYPGTVFSSIDHQGRYAYGNQPAIAQWNLARFAETLLPLISPDDPAAAVPAATEIVEGFEDLYQRRWLEQARRKLGLEGERDDDQALADDWLMLLAAHGVDHTLAWRYLADEAEGKGERLAALFPSPDALTPWLKQWHARHVPRTRRPPDIAAAMRRESPLYIPRNHLVEEALDAASERGDMGPTLKLLEALHQPFAERDGLDRYAQPAAAELAEGYRTFCGT; encoded by the coding sequence ATGATCCGCATCGCCTTCGACCATAGCTACGCCCGCGACCTGCCCGAGGCCTGGGCGCCGGTGCGGCCGGAAACGCCGCCCGCGCCGGAACTGCTTTACTGGAACGCCGAACTGGCCGATGAGCTGGGCCTGGACGCCGGCCAGACCGACAAGGGCGAACTGGCGCGGCTGTTCTCCGGCGCGGACATCCCCGAAGGCGCGCAACCGATCGCCCAGGCCTATGCCGGCCACCAGTTCGGCGGCCTGTCGCCGTCGCTGGGCGACGGGCGCGCGCTGCTCTTGGGCGAAGTGACGGACCGCAACGGCCAGCGCCGCGACATCGCCCTCAAGGGCAGCGGCCAGACGCCGTTCTCGCGCCGCGGCGACGGCAAGGCCGCCGTCGGCCCGATGCTGAGGGAGCTGATCGTCGGCGAGGCGATGCAGGCGCTGGGCATTCCCACCACCCGCGCGCTGGCGGTGACGACCACCGGCGAGCCGGTCTACCGCGAACGGCCGCTGCCCGGCGCGGTGCTGACCCGCGTCGCCGCCAGCCACCTGCGCGTCGGCACCTTCCAGTACTTCGCCATCCGCGGCGAAACCGCGATGCTGAACAAGCTGGCCGACTACACCATCGCCCGCCACTACCCGCAGCTGGCCGGCCGGGACGGCCGCCACCTGGCGCTGCTGGCCGCCGTGGCGGAGCGCCAGGCGGCGCTGATCGCCCGCTGGATGCACGCTGGCTTCATCCACGGCGTGATGAACACCGACAATATGGCGCTGTCCGGCGAAACCATAGACTACGGCCCCTGCGCCTTCATGGACGCCCACTACCCCGGCACCGTGTTCAGCTCGATAGACCACCAGGGCCGCTACGCCTACGGCAACCAGCCCGCCATCGCCCAGTGGAATCTGGCCCGCTTCGCCGAGACCCTGCTGCCGCTGATCTCCCCCGACGATCCGGCCGCCGCCGTGCCGGCCGCGACCGAAATCGTCGAAGGCTTCGAAGACCTGTACCAGCGCCGCTGGCTGGAGCAGGCCCGCCGCAAGCTGGGCTTGGAAGGCGAGCGCGACGACGACCAGGCGCTGGCCGACGACTGGCTGATGCTGCTGGCCGCCCACGGCGTCGACCACACGCTGGCCTGGCGCTACCTGGCGGACGAAGCGGAGGGCAAGGGCGAACGGCTGGCTGCGTTATTCCCATCTCCGGACGCGCTGACGCCCTGGCTCAAGCAATGGCACGCCCGCCACGTGCCGCGCACCCGCCGCCCGCCCGACATCGCCGCCGCGATGCGCCGCGAAAGCCCGCTCTACATCCCGCGCAACCACCTGGTGGAGGAAGCGCTGGACGCCGCCAGCGAGCGCGGCGACATGGGGCCGACGCTGAAGCTGCTGGAAGCGCTGCACCAGCCGTTCGCCGAGCGCGACGGGCTGGATCGCTACGCTCAGCCGGCGGCGGCGGAGCTGGCGGAGGGCTACAGGACGTTTTGTGGGACGTGA
- a CDS encoding TolC family protein, with product MNIVYINYLHMNLNFTIHLKRLLLAISSPMWCVLLFLSFGGQWVHATANDFLQLLQRASYSHPQVAMAQSQREGADGERQAARWQRYPMPSFQSVTPQDRSRSEPVNRFSLEQPIFAGGRIDAGIDEAEAKYTASEGNLDQVAVDLGVRLSTVWYEWHRQRERKMVLMDSVQAHQRLRDQISRRVKEGVSAQADLTLAVARLSQAEGDLQQAKSAERNLYAQLVQLAGAQIHYLSTFPVPSADQRVREAPSVDWREKAIARAPGLAKLDAEADAAAAEIRVKRGQLSPVVSVRYDYDASGFRKGSGVFLQVSAQPGAGLSGLSGVKASEAYYQAAKDARRSAELELRQMLDTDFSDYDSALGRIQSYEQLQISSREVAASYARQFVAGRKSWLDVLNAVRESVAADLSIIDAKTQRSQAWWRLRLRAFGLGEISKEPQ from the coding sequence GTGAATATTGTATACATAAACTATTTGCATATGAATTTGAATTTTACTATCCATTTGAAGAGATTGCTTTTGGCCATCTCTAGTCCGATGTGGTGTGTCTTGCTTTTCTTATCATTCGGAGGGCAATGGGTTCACGCCACAGCAAACGATTTTCTGCAGTTGTTACAGCGTGCCTCTTACTCCCACCCCCAAGTTGCCATGGCGCAAAGTCAGCGCGAAGGCGCGGACGGTGAGCGCCAAGCCGCTCGCTGGCAAAGATATCCCATGCCCAGTTTTCAGAGCGTGACGCCGCAGGACCGTTCCCGTTCTGAGCCAGTCAATCGGTTTTCCCTTGAGCAGCCAATTTTCGCGGGCGGACGGATTGATGCAGGCATTGATGAGGCAGAAGCGAAATACACTGCGAGCGAAGGCAATCTGGATCAGGTGGCTGTTGATCTGGGCGTGCGCTTGAGCACTGTCTGGTATGAGTGGCATCGCCAGCGGGAGCGCAAGATGGTGCTGATGGATAGCGTGCAAGCACATCAGCGCCTGCGCGACCAGATTAGCAGGCGTGTCAAGGAGGGGGTGAGCGCGCAGGCGGATCTGACGCTGGCTGTGGCGCGTTTGTCGCAGGCCGAGGGCGATTTACAGCAAGCCAAATCAGCCGAACGCAATCTTTATGCACAGCTTGTCCAGTTGGCCGGCGCACAAATCCATTATCTGAGCACATTCCCAGTTCCTTCCGCCGATCAGCGGGTGAGGGAGGCCCCGTCTGTCGACTGGCGCGAGAAAGCGATTGCGCGAGCCCCTGGTTTGGCAAAGTTGGATGCGGAGGCCGACGCTGCCGCCGCTGAGATCCGAGTGAAGCGTGGACAGCTGTCTCCTGTTGTGAGTGTCCGTTACGACTACGACGCTTCCGGGTTTAGAAAGGGATCCGGCGTGTTCCTTCAAGTGTCCGCGCAGCCAGGCGCGGGTTTGTCCGGTCTTTCCGGCGTTAAGGCCTCGGAAGCTTACTACCAAGCTGCCAAGGATGCGCGGCGCAGCGCTGAGCTGGAATTGCGGCAAATGCTGGACACCGATTTTTCCGATTATGACTCTGCCTTGGGCCGGATCCAATCCTACGAACAATTACAGATCTCTTCCCGTGAGGTGGCTGCTTCATATGCCAGGCAGTTTGTCGCCGGGAGGAAAAGCTGGCTTGACGTGCTGAACGCGGTGCGCGAGTCGGTGGCGGCTGACCTTTCCATTATCGATGCGAAAACTCAGCGATCGCAGGCTTGGTGGCGTCTGCGCCTGCGGGCTTTTGGTCTTGGCGAAATAAGCAAGGAGCCGCAATGA
- a CDS encoding ATP-binding cassette domain-containing protein, which translates to MNNLGAALLYLCRLQRHRINYHSVTFAVETCLPTSGAREELAELWRRLEQPGELAMLDALTPDRLPALVFHPQSGWGVAEALDAQGRLVVANGLGEQIAIAKEQQPRLQGFVLPKKESQAGALSWDMIKASVLKHRQTLIHAMVATALVNLISLIVSIYSMQVYDRVIPTSGVATLTVLTFGAVLAALFEFALKWLRGHAIDQASAVVDCEVSNQLVGRLLGSRLDARPAQVGTLAAQVRGFDYIRGLMTSTTLFFAIDLPFGLVFIAVIALLGGVAVIAPIVVVVISILLGLYAAKRVRRLSAQSLHNSNRKMGVLVEAIEAGETLKAGAGEWRLLGKWRHLVEQVALDDLELKNHNSNVSYLVALLQSVGYVAMIATGAVLAMDGYITTGALLACSILNGRAVSPLLQLPSLLLQWSQAKSALQTLDQMLALPADAPEESEQLTPDFCTGDIWSDELGFGYAESSVASVALRAPLSIHAGCKVGIVGEVGSGKSTLLKLLAGLYEPQKGQVRLDGVDMRHLNPGFVRANLGYLAQDYRLVGGTLRENLTLGLADPGDEVLLDACRATGLIQLINASPKGLALLISEGGRGVSGGQRQLIGLTRLLLANAKVWLLDEPTASLDGNSEGKILSMLKQQGGSRTMVVVTHKQSLLPLFDRLIVIANGNVVLDGPRDIVLAKLQGNARAQQTVEAN; encoded by the coding sequence ATGAATAATCTTGGCGCGGCGTTGTTATATCTCTGTCGTTTGCAGCGGCATCGGATCAACTATCACAGCGTGACTTTTGCGGTTGAGACTTGTCTGCCGACGAGCGGGGCGAGGGAAGAGCTTGCGGAGCTATGGCGCAGGCTTGAGCAGCCGGGGGAGCTTGCGATGCTTGACGCTTTGACTCCTGACCGTCTGCCTGCGTTGGTTTTTCATCCGCAATCAGGCTGGGGGGTGGCTGAAGCTCTCGATGCCCAGGGGCGACTGGTGGTGGCGAATGGTCTGGGAGAGCAAATAGCCATTGCCAAGGAGCAACAACCACGCCTGCAAGGCTTTGTCCTCCCCAAGAAGGAGAGTCAGGCTGGAGCTTTGTCGTGGGACATGATCAAGGCCTCGGTGCTGAAACATCGCCAAACGTTGATCCATGCCATGGTGGCGACGGCGTTGGTCAATCTGATCTCGCTGATCGTATCCATTTACAGCATGCAAGTGTACGACCGAGTGATTCCGACCTCAGGTGTGGCCACACTGACAGTGCTCACTTTCGGCGCGGTATTGGCGGCACTGTTCGAGTTTGCGCTCAAGTGGCTGCGCGGCCATGCCATTGATCAGGCCAGTGCAGTAGTGGATTGCGAGGTTTCCAATCAGCTGGTGGGCCGGCTGCTGGGCAGCCGCCTCGATGCGCGTCCAGCCCAGGTCGGCACTTTGGCGGCCCAGGTTCGAGGCTTTGATTACATTCGTGGCTTGATGACGTCGACCACGCTGTTCTTCGCTATCGATTTGCCGTTTGGATTGGTTTTCATCGCGGTGATTGCCTTGTTGGGCGGCGTGGCGGTGATCGCTCCCATCGTGGTGGTGGTGATCAGCATTTTGCTGGGATTGTATGCCGCCAAGAGGGTAAGGAGGCTGAGCGCGCAAAGCTTGCACAACAGCAACCGCAAAATGGGTGTGCTGGTCGAGGCGATCGAGGCGGGCGAAACACTCAAGGCGGGTGCCGGTGAATGGCGGCTGTTGGGCAAATGGCGCCATTTGGTCGAGCAAGTCGCTCTGGATGACTTGGAGCTGAAAAACCATAACTCAAATGTCAGCTATCTCGTCGCGCTGCTGCAAAGTGTCGGCTATGTCGCGATGATCGCCACCGGAGCGGTGCTGGCTATGGATGGCTACATCACCACGGGTGCTTTGCTGGCGTGTTCCATCTTGAATGGCCGCGCTGTAAGCCCGCTGCTGCAGTTACCTTCATTGTTGCTGCAATGGTCGCAAGCGAAGTCTGCGCTGCAGACATTGGATCAGATGCTGGCTTTGCCGGCGGATGCGCCGGAGGAAAGCGAGCAGCTTACGCCCGATTTCTGCACAGGTGATATTTGGTCGGACGAACTGGGTTTTGGCTATGCAGAATCTTCTGTCGCGAGTGTGGCGTTGCGCGCGCCATTGTCCATCCATGCGGGTTGCAAAGTGGGGATCGTCGGCGAAGTCGGCTCCGGCAAATCGACTCTTCTGAAGTTGCTGGCAGGTTTGTATGAGCCGCAAAAAGGACAGGTCCGCCTCGATGGTGTGGACATGCGCCATCTGAATCCGGGGTTTGTACGCGCCAATCTGGGCTACTTGGCTCAGGACTATCGTCTGGTGGGCGGCACCCTGCGCGAAAACCTGACCTTGGGTTTGGCTGATCCAGGTGATGAGGTCCTGCTTGATGCTTGTCGCGCCACGGGATTGATCCAATTGATCAATGCCAGCCCGAAGGGTTTGGCGCTGCTGATCAGTGAAGGAGGGCGTGGGGTATCTGGAGGGCAACGTCAACTGATCGGCCTGACCCGCTTGTTGCTGGCCAATGCCAAGGTTTGGCTGTTGGACGAGCCCACCGCCTCGCTGGATGGAAATAGTGAAGGAAAAATACTAAGCATGCTGAAACAGCAGGGGGGCAGCCGCACCATGGTTGTGGTGACGCATAAGCAAAGTCTGCTGCCTCTGTTTGATCGCTTGATTGTTATCGCGAATGGCAATGTTGTTCTAGATGGTCCTCGAGATATTGTTTTGGCCAAACTGCAGGGTAATGCCCGTGCGCAGCAAACTGTAGAAGCGAATTGA
- a CDS encoding HlyD family type I secretion periplasmic adaptor subunit, with protein sequence MNVLKQQRTLKPPSTHGGRLIWASAAAVLGAGVWAANAPLDQITRGSGQVIASSHTQIVQAADGGTMQHLYVREGDRVKRGQLLAEMDRARAESMVKESEARAAALYANISRLKAEVFGGEPQFPVEVNGYPEFQRNQSILFIKRQAAIREELSSLQSSLAIVKNELDMNLPLVKQGDVSRADILRLQRQMAELSGQITNRKNKYLQDSQTELSKAEEDLASVSQIKAQRQDALNNTRLSAPVDGVIKSVRMTTPGAVLKPGEELLSIVPAGDELVVEAKIKPADIAYLKKGLPATVKFDAWDYSIYGAFKGVVSYISADTLTEEGKHGDQLFYRVKISLPRQNFLNVKGKLIELQPGMTAQVDIKTGTRTVLQYLTKPITKTLLDSMGER encoded by the coding sequence ATGAATGTCCTCAAGCAGCAACGAACATTGAAACCGCCTTCAACTCATGGCGGACGTCTGATTTGGGCCAGTGCCGCGGCGGTGCTTGGCGCTGGTGTCTGGGCAGCGAATGCTCCTTTGGATCAGATTACTCGCGGATCGGGCCAAGTAATCGCAAGCTCTCACACGCAGATCGTACAAGCGGCTGATGGCGGCACTATGCAGCACCTGTATGTGCGAGAGGGGGATAGGGTCAAGCGTGGCCAGCTTTTAGCAGAGATGGACCGAGCTAGAGCCGAATCGATGGTTAAGGAAAGCGAGGCTAGAGCTGCGGCGTTGTATGCCAATATCTCTCGCTTGAAAGCAGAAGTATTTGGAGGCGAGCCGCAATTTCCGGTTGAGGTGAACGGGTATCCAGAGTTTCAGCGCAACCAGAGCATTTTGTTTATCAAGCGGCAGGCGGCAATACGCGAGGAGCTGAGCTCGTTGCAGTCCTCGCTGGCCATAGTCAAGAACGAATTGGACATGAATCTGCCGTTGGTGAAGCAGGGTGATGTCAGTAGGGCGGATATTCTCCGCTTGCAGCGTCAGATGGCTGAGCTGAGCGGGCAAATTACCAATAGAAAAAACAAATACTTGCAAGATAGTCAAACGGAATTGTCCAAGGCGGAAGAGGACTTGGCTTCTGTATCGCAGATCAAGGCGCAAAGGCAAGACGCGCTCAATAATACTCGTCTATCCGCACCGGTCGATGGCGTGATCAAGAGTGTCCGGATGACCACGCCGGGTGCAGTGTTGAAGCCTGGCGAGGAGTTATTGTCGATTGTGCCAGCTGGCGATGAGCTTGTGGTGGAAGCCAAGATCAAGCCCGCTGATATCGCATATCTAAAAAAAGGCCTACCGGCCACAGTTAAGTTTGATGCTTGGGACTACAGCATCTACGGTGCGTTCAAGGGGGTGGTGAGCTATATCAGCGCTGATACCTTGACGGAAGAGGGCAAGCACGGCGATCAGTTGTTCTATCGGGTGAAGATTAGTTTGCCCAGGCAGAATTTCTTGAACGTCAAGGGGAAGTTGATTGAACTGCAACCGGGCATGACTGCTCAGGTTGATATAAAGACAGGGACGAGAACAGTCCTGCAATATCTGACAAAACCTATTACCAAGACTTTGTTGGATTCCATGGGTGAGCGCTAA